In Phycisphaerae bacterium, a single window of DNA contains:
- a CDS encoding zinc-binding dehydrogenase, with translation MKAAVIHEFGKPDVFRYEDVPDPKPGEGEAVVRVAACGINRYDLYLRMGAIFQDIAFPHVMGADVAGTIVSLGPDAGPWQAGDAVVVAPGYPIDPVDWGVEPENAAPSFEVTGTHTWGGNAEYIRVPTRFLLRNDTGLPSEEVAAMPLVLMTAMNAVERLGRVTADMHVLVQAGASGSGNACVQVAAALGARVAATVGSDEKIEICRQSGAELVINYRRKNFADEVLDWTDGVGVDVVIDNVGASVFEDNLRSLRTGGKLVNFGLVGGMKTELDIRQLFFRQHQIIGSFMGSMEGLRRALDLMRDRKIRAFVDRRYPLEEAAEAHRYIESRAVQGKVVLIP, from the coding sequence ATGAAAGCAGCAGTCATTCACGAATTCGGCAAGCCTGACGTGTTCCGCTACGAGGATGTGCCCGACCCGAAGCCCGGCGAGGGCGAGGCGGTCGTGCGCGTCGCGGCCTGTGGAATCAATCGCTACGACCTGTACCTGCGAATGGGGGCGATTTTTCAGGACATCGCGTTTCCCCACGTGATGGGAGCCGATGTAGCCGGAACCATCGTATCGCTCGGGCCCGACGCCGGACCGTGGCAAGCCGGAGATGCCGTCGTTGTGGCACCGGGATACCCGATCGATCCCGTGGACTGGGGCGTCGAGCCGGAAAACGCGGCTCCGAGTTTCGAAGTGACTGGAACCCACACCTGGGGTGGAAACGCCGAGTACATTCGCGTGCCAACGCGATTCCTCCTCCGCAATGACACCGGACTCCCGTCGGAAGAGGTGGCCGCGATGCCGCTCGTTCTGATGACCGCGATGAACGCCGTCGAACGTTTGGGGCGAGTGACCGCGGACATGCACGTCCTGGTGCAGGCGGGCGCGTCCGGGAGCGGAAACGCATGCGTGCAGGTCGCCGCCGCTCTGGGAGCGCGCGTTGCTGCAACGGTGGGCTCGGACGAGAAAATCGAGATCTGCCGCCAATCGGGCGCCGAACTGGTTATCAACTACCGCCGGAAGAACTTCGCAGATGAGGTACTGGACTGGACGGACGGCGTTGGTGTGGACGTCGTGATCGACAACGTCGGCGCCAGCGTTTTCGAGGACAACCTGCGTTCGCTGCGGACCGGCGGGAAACTGGTCAACTTCGGGCTGGTCGGCGGGATGAAAACCGAGCTTGATATCCGCCAGTTGTTCTTTCGCCAGCACCAGATCATCGGCTCATTTATGGGAAGCATGGAAGGGCTGCGGCGAGCGTTGGACCTGATGCGCGATCGCAAGATCCGCGCCTTCGTCGATCGTCGGTATCCGCTCGAGGAGGCCGCCGAGGCCCATCGTTACATTGAATCACGGGCGGTTCAGGGCAAAGTCGTGCTGATCCCCTGA
- a CDS encoding redoxin domain-containing protein, with protein sequence MSLRGRTLLCVVIANLVMAFGAVTRADQRQPVELPPSATEGTVVRLLQELDSQVPEDLSDEERAAEITRRNWRKVDLTDAFLKRWPYAAQRNDVLMIKLAALAELAPEDESALDALIELTTKIATNEPSPKLDAENAFYGLRAYELDSLRKKTPESERERGLIARYEAYLREYPASNRNPEIYAALIKTQIDSGDLAGAGQSLGRFGEKVGPTPEVIDAQESLLKALGLNKPFYGEFVTSSGETIRTSDLEGNAIVMHFWSADVSKSLGDTPRMLRIFTWYFQHNLKVLGISVDRDRKKIDNAMKSFKTPFPQCVKINKVTIDGIDVPIVAPTFLVVDVAGKLQASGRNAELERFAESLSQRRP encoded by the coding sequence ATGAGTCTTCGCGGCAGGACATTGCTGTGCGTCGTCATTGCGAATCTCGTCATGGCCTTCGGCGCGGTGACCCGCGCCGACCAGCGCCAGCCGGTCGAGCTTCCCCCCTCGGCCACGGAAGGGACGGTGGTGAGGCTCCTGCAAGAGCTGGACAGTCAGGTCCCGGAGGACCTCAGCGACGAGGAACGAGCAGCGGAAATCACGCGGCGCAACTGGCGGAAAGTCGATCTGACCGATGCATTTCTCAAGCGCTGGCCCTACGCTGCGCAGCGTAACGACGTGCTGATGATCAAGCTTGCCGCCCTGGCCGAACTCGCTCCGGAAGATGAATCCGCCCTGGACGCGCTCATTGAGCTGACGACAAAGATCGCGACGAACGAACCCAGTCCGAAGTTGGATGCGGAAAACGCCTTCTACGGATTGCGCGCTTATGAACTGGATTCGCTTCGAAAGAAGACGCCGGAGAGTGAGCGGGAACGGGGCCTGATCGCCCGGTACGAGGCCTATTTGCGCGAATACCCGGCCTCCAATCGGAATCCGGAGATCTACGCGGCGCTCATCAAGACGCAGATCGATTCCGGGGATCTCGCGGGCGCTGGACAGTCGCTGGGGCGGTTCGGGGAGAAAGTGGGTCCCACACCGGAGGTCATTGACGCTCAGGAGTCCTTACTCAAGGCACTGGGCCTCAACAAGCCGTTCTACGGCGAGTTTGTCACGTCCTCAGGAGAGACGATCCGCACGTCGGATCTCGAGGGAAACGCGATCGTCATGCACTTCTGGTCGGCCGATGTCTCCAAATCGCTGGGGGATACCCCTCGTATGCTGCGGATTTTCACGTGGTACTTTCAGCACAACCTGAAAGTCCTGGGCATATCCGTCGACAGAGACCGCAAGAAGATCGATAACGCGATGAAGTCGTTCAAGACGCCGTTCCCCCAGTGCGTGAAGATCAACAAGGTAACCATCGACGGCATCGATGTCCCCATCGTTGCGCCGACGTTCCTGGTCGTGGACGTTGCGGGGAAGCTCCAAGCCTCGGGCAGGAACGCGGAATTGGAGCGCTTCGCGGAGAGCCTTTCCCAGCGCCGTCCCTAG
- a CDS encoding tetratricopeptide repeat protein has protein sequence MSCLLEILGRGLPDGIRTAFGDLLCETGAAAVAQLEARSEHGALPIDDLRRLALRRLAARELGPAREVFNAALDIEPFDRVSRIGLACTLDELGLTRDAAEHLQTVLERHEQQSSTWFALGFCQEKLGETSEAMASYTAAIDLDDELIAAHERLAAIHIRLDNVEAAIPHYEAICTLCPDDSALGLNLANLYLRAERYEDAICQFQLALLGDPGNWEAQDDFLTACAESGRYEEAIGLLEEAIQRGPERADHHLRLGDLYRAVGDDGSALESYNRAMELHPDNLEAIVRFGTTHLRGGNYEGAAQAFSRAIEVNDRLLTAYVGLAIAQRAAGRDEAAKASFESAAEVEPNSTMLFGETARMYLSVSAARREQHYLSPEGMAAGDESDPADDVVDMVQRQIDVLRAAVARHPHHADLRYRLGLLLRYGRDLRGAEVELEKAVLINPHYLKALIKLGMVRRDLGDTDGAIEAFRRALSIDTESVELHYQLGLLYADRHQFQMAAERFECALSDNPSRQDILANLALCLDDMGLVDRAQATWRFLEMQSETGPVSPGPGA, from the coding sequence ATGTCCTGCCTGCTAGAGATACTCGGTCGCGGGTTGCCTGATGGAATCCGCACGGCATTCGGCGACCTGCTGTGCGAAACCGGTGCCGCCGCCGTCGCGCAGCTTGAAGCCCGGAGCGAACATGGAGCGCTGCCGATCGACGACCTTCGTCGCCTGGCCCTTCGCCGACTGGCGGCCCGAGAGCTTGGACCCGCCCGGGAGGTCTTCAACGCTGCCTTGGACATCGAGCCTTTCGACCGCGTTTCCCGGATCGGGCTGGCGTGCACGCTGGACGAACTCGGGCTGACGCGCGACGCAGCCGAACACCTCCAGACCGTTCTCGAGAGACACGAACAGCAGTCTTCGACCTGGTTTGCACTCGGCTTCTGCCAGGAGAAACTGGGCGAGACGAGCGAGGCGATGGCCTCCTACACCGCCGCCATCGATCTGGATGACGAGCTGATTGCCGCGCACGAGCGCCTTGCGGCCATCCATATTCGTCTTGACAACGTCGAAGCCGCCATTCCCCATTACGAGGCCATTTGCACCCTTTGTCCCGATGACAGCGCCCTGGGGCTCAACCTGGCGAATTTGTATCTCCGGGCCGAGCGCTACGAAGATGCCATCTGTCAGTTCCAGCTGGCCCTCCTGGGCGATCCTGGAAACTGGGAAGCGCAGGATGATTTCCTCACCGCCTGCGCCGAATCAGGTCGGTATGAGGAAGCGATCGGCTTGCTCGAGGAGGCTATCCAGCGCGGACCCGAGCGAGCGGACCACCATTTGCGTCTCGGCGATCTCTACCGTGCGGTCGGTGACGACGGCTCCGCGCTGGAATCGTACAACCGCGCGATGGAACTCCACCCGGACAACCTGGAAGCCATTGTGCGATTCGGGACGACACATCTGCGGGGCGGCAATTACGAGGGGGCCGCGCAGGCGTTCAGCAGGGCCATCGAGGTCAACGATCGCCTGCTCACGGCGTATGTCGGACTGGCCATCGCGCAGCGCGCCGCCGGACGTGACGAGGCTGCAAAAGCCAGCTTTGAATCCGCCGCGGAAGTCGAGCCCAACAGCACCATGCTGTTCGGCGAGACGGCCCGGATGTACCTGTCCGTTTCGGCGGCGCGACGGGAGCAACACTATCTCTCCCCGGAGGGCATGGCCGCCGGCGACGAGTCCGATCCGGCCGACGATGTCGTGGACATGGTCCAGCGACAGATCGACGTGCTTCGCGCGGCGGTCGCTCGGCATCCTCACCATGCCGACCTGCGTTATCGCCTCGGACTTCTGCTCCGCTACGGTCGCGACCTGCGCGGCGCGGAGGTGGAGCTCGAGAAGGCGGTTCTGATCAATCCCCACTACCTCAAGGCCTTGATCAAGCTGGGAATGGTCCGCCGGGATCTTGGTGATACGGACGGGGCGATCGAGGCCTTTCGACGCGCACTGTCAATCGATACGGAGTCTGTGGAACTTCATTACCAACTGGGCCTGCTGTACGCCGATCGCCACCAATTCCAGATGGCCGCCGAACGGTTCGAATGCGCCCTGTCCGACAATCCCTCCCGTCAGGATATTCTGGCCAATCTGGCGTTGTGCCTGGATGACATGGGACTCGTCGACCGAGCCCAGGCGACCTGGCGATTTCTTGAAATGCAGAGCGAAACCGGGCCGGTCAGCCCGGGACCCGGTGCCTAG
- a CDS encoding tetratricopeptide repeat protein — protein MPATEPTRALPPERLQELRACFAAERELRRGVCLLNAGRYEEAQSSFRRAQSLRPYEAPLDSVPKMLAACLVGRGKFAAAAEALSDPQEESPSNSRVIRHAYALWKSGGREESILALRGAVARDPESAELHFQLGTLLTELGDYEEAALRFEQVLSIHRDNADALVSLAMCRGVQNDPKAALASLQRAQQLRPGDTEIAMLLAQAASAVQQAGRPVHIHATMPAPETDDERTIESLSAITAGEPEFVDAFLSLSLEGVDEEVFSVLLKTLERALERQPEHAELHFHCAQVLRRLGREPEAIEAHERAVALNPRFTRALIELGRLYEKTNRADDAVARLKEALAAGAEYADVYYLLGNLYRDAGQEENARNAYARALSINANYRDAREALAALTA, from the coding sequence ATGCCAGCCACGGAACCCACACGCGCATTGCCGCCCGAGAGATTACAGGAACTTCGCGCCTGCTTCGCCGCCGAGCGGGAGCTGCGCCGCGGCGTCTGCCTACTCAATGCGGGACGATATGAGGAAGCGCAATCATCCTTCCGCCGCGCACAATCGCTGCGCCCGTACGAAGCGCCGCTTGATTCGGTTCCGAAAATGTTAGCGGCATGTCTTGTGGGACGGGGAAAGTTCGCTGCCGCGGCCGAGGCCCTGTCTGATCCGCAGGAAGAATCCCCGTCCAACAGCAGAGTCATTCGGCACGCCTATGCGTTGTGGAAATCCGGCGGGCGCGAGGAGTCGATCCTCGCGCTGCGCGGCGCCGTGGCTCGCGATCCCGAGTCAGCCGAACTGCATTTCCAGTTGGGGACGCTGCTGACGGAACTCGGCGATTACGAGGAGGCGGCGCTTCGATTCGAGCAGGTGCTGAGCATTCACCGGGATAACGCCGACGCCCTGGTGAGCCTGGCCATGTGCCGCGGCGTTCAAAACGATCCGAAGGCGGCGCTCGCGAGCCTTCAGCGTGCGCAGCAGCTTCGTCCCGGCGATACCGAAATCGCCATGCTGCTGGCTCAGGCCGCCAGCGCTGTTCAGCAGGCGGGCCGTCCCGTACATATCCACGCCACCATGCCCGCGCCGGAGACCGATGACGAGCGAACGATCGAGTCACTTTCCGCGATCACCGCCGGGGAGCCGGAGTTCGTGGATGCCTTCTTGTCGCTCTCCCTGGAAGGCGTTGACGAGGAGGTATTCAGCGTCCTGCTGAAGACGCTCGAGCGCGCGCTGGAGCGCCAGCCCGAGCACGCCGAGCTGCACTTCCATTGCGCCCAGGTGCTCCGGCGTCTGGGCCGCGAGCCGGAAGCCATCGAGGCGCACGAGCGCGCCGTTGCGTTGAATCCGCGGTTCACGCGCGCACTGATTGAGCTGGGGCGTCTCTACGAGAAAACGAACCGTGCCGACGACGCCGTCGCAAGGTTGAAGGAGGCGCTCGCGGCCGGCGCGGAGTACGCCGACGTCTATTATTTGCTGGGCAATCTTTATCGCGATGCCGGGCAGGAGGAAAACGCCCGAAACGCATATGCCAGGGCACTTTCCATTAACGCGAACTACCGTGACGCCCGGGAGGCTTTGGCGGCGCTTACCGCCTGA
- a CDS encoding AMP-binding protein, with amino-acid sequence MLVDLMLEAARRAPSVVAVSDGTRALTFRALRNLALVVRDTVERRTGSERVGVILPASTAFPAALMGILWARRVAVPFNFLLQPDELAPIVEDADLNLIITVRHFAELAGKLPAKPLFLEDLPLKRAMFFSYFRRIPRAPDVAGDDTAVLLYTSGTTGLAKGVELTQGNLHGNCMGAIASLEIDPRQRFLNILPPFHVFGLTANVLVPLALTAPVHAIPRFSPAAVVRAIPAHDITVILAIPSMYAALLRMKSATPETFRSVRLAISGGEPLPDAVRQAFLERFGVPIRQGYGLTETSPVVSVAMSDEDDPRSVGRPLCNVEVRIVDADGQLSGAGQNGEIQIRGPSVMKSYFRRPEDTRAVLSSDGWFRTGDVGRLDDAGRLYITGRAKEMLIIGGENVFPREIEAALEAQDGVAQVAVIGVPDDLRGEAPVAFVIPKPGAELSEESLRTAARKILAGFKVPKRIEIREDLPIGPTGKILKRKLRELI; translated from the coding sequence ATGTTGGTTGACCTGATGCTGGAAGCCGCCCGCCGGGCGCCGTCCGTCGTGGCGGTCAGCGACGGCACGCGGGCATTGACTTTTCGCGCCCTGCGCAATCTCGCTCTGGTTGTTCGGGACACGGTAGAACGGCGGACCGGCTCCGAGCGGGTGGGCGTTATTCTGCCGGCCTCCACGGCTTTTCCTGCCGCGTTAATGGGTATTCTCTGGGCGCGGCGTGTAGCCGTCCCCTTCAATTTCCTGCTGCAGCCCGACGAACTCGCGCCGATCGTGGAGGACGCCGACCTCAACCTGATCATTACCGTTCGTCATTTCGCCGAGCTTGCCGGGAAGCTGCCTGCGAAGCCGCTCTTCCTGGAAGACCTCCCCCTGAAGCGGGCGATGTTCTTCTCCTACTTTCGTCGAATTCCCCGCGCCCCGGACGTCGCAGGCGATGACACGGCCGTCCTCTTGTACACGTCGGGCACGACCGGCCTGGCCAAGGGTGTCGAACTCACCCAAGGCAATCTCCACGGCAATTGCATGGGGGCGATTGCATCACTGGAAATCGACCCTCGACAGCGTTTTCTCAACATTCTGCCGCCTTTCCATGTATTCGGGCTGACGGCCAACGTGCTGGTTCCGCTGGCGCTGACGGCGCCCGTACACGCGATCCCCCGCTTCAGCCCGGCGGCGGTGGTTCGCGCGATTCCGGCGCACGACATTACCGTCATCCTGGCCATTCCGAGCATGTACGCCGCGCTGCTGCGCATGAAATCGGCGACGCCGGAGACATTTCGCTCGGTGCGGCTGGCCATCAGCGGCGGCGAACCCTTGCCCGACGCCGTCCGACAGGCGTTCCTGGAGCGCTTTGGTGTTCCCATCCGGCAGGGCTACGGACTGACGGAGACCTCGCCGGTCGTTTCCGTGGCGATGTCCGACGAGGACGATCCGCGGTCTGTCGGGCGACCGCTTTGCAATGTCGAGGTGCGTATCGTCGATGCCGACGGGCAATTGTCGGGCGCTGGTCAGAACGGCGAGATTCAGATTCGCGGCCCCAGCGTGATGAAGAGTTACTTCCGCCGTCCCGAAGACACCCGCGCCGTCCTGAGTTCCGACGGCTGGTTTCGGACTGGCGACGTCGGCCGGCTCGATGATGCCGGTCGGCTGTACATCACCGGAAGGGCCAAGGAGATGCTCATCATCGGCGGCGAGAACGTATTCCCGCGCGAGATTGAAGCTGCCTTGGAAGCTCAGGATGGCGTCGCCCAGGTGGCGGTGATTGGCGTGCCGGACGATCTTCGCGGCGAGGCCCCCGTCGCGTTCGTGATACCGAAGCCCGGCGCAGAGCTCTCCGAAGAGAGCCTCCGGACGGCCGCGCGGAAAATCCTCGCGGGCTTCAAAGTCCCCAAGCGCATTGAAATCCGTGAAGACCTGCCCATCGGTCCGACGGGAAAAATCCTCAAGCGCAAGCTGCGCGAGCTGATTTAG
- a CDS encoding elongation factor G, with protein MAQLSNVRNIGISAHIDSGKTTLTERILFYAGRIHRMQEVKGKDGGATMDFMELERERGITITSAATTIQWREKQINIIDTPGHVDFTVEVERSLRVLDGAVLVLCAVGGVQSQSITVDRQMRRYRVPRIAFINKLDRVGADPHRVISELETKLGHVAVPMQLPIGLEANLKGVIDLVRMQAVHFEGKSGETVRRAAIPEDMQEEAARARAGMLDTLSLYDDQLMEIMLESGEPTPEQIIKSVRQATLAREITPVFLGSAYHNKGVQELMDAITHYLPSPIDRVAFAWDNANDGAEVTITADTDGPLVAMAFKIVDEPFGQVTYTRVYQGKMERGKLYKIVRNGNSQRVGRIYRLHANKREDIDTAQAGDIVGVLGIDCVSGDTLCHPDVNISLESMHCPEPVISISVKPERNADRDAMSKALNRFCKEDPTFHVRQDEETGETILSGMGELHLDVYVERMRREYKASVIVGQPKVQYRESPMTETKYDYKHKKQTGGSGQYAHVVGRLEPLPPDSEKEYEFENKVTGGRIPTEYIPSVDKGFQMARSQGPLAGFEVVGVKMILEDGSSHAVDSSDLAFQICARAAFREAIRSAKPALLEPIMKVEVEVPTEFQGNVVGDISSRRGIISGTEIKGPATIVLAEVPLANMFGYSTELRSMTQGRATFSMEFACYRRTPGNIQEEIIANARKDKDRDGAVAGKK; from the coding sequence ATGGCGCAGCTTAGCAATGTTCGCAACATCGGCATCTCGGCACACATCGACTCGGGGAAGACGACGCTGACCGAGCGCATCTTGTTCTACGCCGGCCGCATTCACCGCATGCAGGAGGTCAAGGGCAAGGACGGCGGCGCGACCATGGACTTCATGGAGCTCGAGCGTGAGCGGGGCATCACGATCACCTCCGCCGCAACGACCATCCAATGGCGGGAGAAACAGATCAACATCATCGATACGCCCGGTCACGTGGACTTCACGGTGGAAGTGGAGCGTTCGCTTCGCGTGCTCGACGGTGCGGTGCTCGTGCTCTGCGCCGTGGGAGGCGTGCAGTCGCAATCGATCACCGTCGATCGCCAGATGCGTCGCTACCGTGTGCCGCGCATCGCATTCATCAACAAGCTCGACCGCGTCGGTGCCGACCCGCACCGCGTGATCTCCGAACTGGAGACCAAGCTCGGTCACGTGGCCGTGCCCATGCAGCTTCCGATCGGACTCGAAGCCAACCTCAAGGGTGTCATTGATCTGGTCCGTATGCAGGCCGTCCACTTCGAGGGTAAATCCGGCGAGACCGTTCGCCGCGCGGCGATTCCCGAGGACATGCAGGAAGAAGCGGCGCGTGCCCGCGCCGGTATGCTCGACACGCTGTCGCTGTACGACGACCAGCTCATGGAGATCATGCTGGAATCCGGCGAGCCGACGCCGGAGCAGATCATCAAATCGGTGCGCCAGGCAACGCTTGCACGTGAAATCACCCCCGTGTTCCTGGGCAGCGCCTACCACAATAAGGGTGTGCAGGAGTTGATGGACGCCATCACGCATTACCTGCCTTCGCCCATCGATCGTGTGGCTTTTGCGTGGGACAACGCCAATGACGGGGCGGAGGTGACGATTACCGCCGATACCGACGGCCCGCTCGTGGCGATGGCGTTCAAGATCGTGGACGAACCCTTCGGACAAGTGACCTATACGCGCGTTTACCAGGGCAAGATGGAACGCGGGAAGCTCTACAAGATCGTGCGTAACGGTAACAGCCAGCGCGTCGGGCGCATCTACCGCTTGCACGCCAACAAGCGTGAGGACATCGACACGGCCCAGGCCGGCGACATCGTCGGCGTGCTGGGCATCGACTGCGTTTCGGGCGATACACTATGTCACCCCGACGTCAACATCTCGCTGGAGAGCATGCACTGCCCCGAGCCGGTGATCTCCATTTCCGTCAAGCCCGAGCGCAATGCCGACCGCGACGCCATGTCCAAGGCCTTGAACCGGTTCTGCAAGGAAGATCCGACGTTCCACGTCCGCCAGGACGAAGAGACCGGCGAGACGATTCTCTCGGGCATGGGCGAACTCCATCTCGATGTCTACGTTGAGCGCATGCGCCGTGAGTACAAGGCGAGTGTCATCGTCGGACAGCCCAAGGTGCAATACCGCGAATCGCCGATGACCGAAACCAAGTACGACTACAAGCACAAGAAGCAGACCGGTGGTTCCGGACAGTACGCCCACGTCGTGGGCCGGTTGGAGCCGCTTCCGCCGGACAGTGAGAAGGAATACGAATTCGAGAACAAGGTAACCGGCGGGCGCATTCCCACCGAGTACATTCCGTCGGTCGACAAGGGATTCCAGATGGCCCGCTCCCAAGGGCCGCTGGCCGGGTTCGAAGTCGTCGGCGTGAAGATGATTCTCGAAGACGGCTCGTCGCACGCGGTGGACTCGTCCGACCTGGCCTTCCAGATCTGCGCCCGCGCCGCCTTCCGCGAAGCCATCCGAAGCGCCAAGCCCGCGCTTCTCGAACCGATCATGAAGGTCGAAGTCGAGGTCCCCACGGAATTTCAGGGCAACGTCGTCGGCGACATTTCGTCGCGGCGGGGCATCATTTCCGGGACGGAGATCAAGGGACCGGCCACGATCGTTCTCGCGGAAGTTCCGCTGGCGAACATGTTCGGTTACTCGACGGAGCTTCGCTCCATGACGCAAGGCCGGGCGACGTTCTCGATGGAATTCGCCTGCTACCGTCGTACTCCGGGCAACATCCAGGAAGAGATCATTGCCAACGCCCGCAAGGACAAGGACCGTGACGGTGCCGTGGCCGGGAAGAAGTAG
- a CDS encoding SDR family oxidoreductase produces MSQVLVTGGAGFIGSHVATALVERGHQVRIMDNFSTGHRHNLSHLGGRVEVHESDLRDAHDCLVACSDVEFVFHIGAIPSVPKSIDDPQPSHDVNIDGTFNLLRAARQCNVRRLIYAASSSAYGDAEVSPKREDLPTNPLSPYAVQKLTAEYYARVFSDCFGLETISLRYFNVFGERQDPQSQYAAAIPAFVTAILRGEAPTVYGDGSQTRDFTYIANVVHGNLLAMEAEKTRGETVNVACGGSISVNDVIATINRALGTDVRPVYAPRRPGDVMHSCADISLAKRLLNYASVVSFEEGLRRAIDYYRSLAK; encoded by the coding sequence TTGTCACAAGTACTGGTCACCGGCGGTGCAGGATTCATCGGTTCACACGTGGCGACCGCCCTCGTGGAGCGCGGCCACCAGGTGCGCATCATGGACAACTTCTCGACGGGACACCGTCACAATTTGTCGCACCTGGGCGGACGGGTGGAAGTACACGAATCCGACCTGCGCGATGCCCACGACTGCCTCGTGGCCTGCTCGGATGTGGAGTTCGTTTTCCACATCGGGGCAATCCCCTCCGTACCCAAGTCCATCGACGACCCGCAGCCCAGCCACGACGTGAACATCGACGGCACGTTCAACCTGCTGCGTGCCGCCCGGCAGTGCAACGTTCGCCGGCTGATTTACGCGGCGAGCAGCTCGGCCTACGGCGATGCCGAAGTCTCGCCGAAGCGTGAGGACCTCCCCACCAATCCGCTAAGCCCCTACGCCGTGCAGAAGCTCACGGCCGAGTACTACGCCCGCGTCTTCAGCGACTGCTTTGGATTGGAGACCATTTCGCTGCGGTACTTCAACGTCTTCGGCGAGCGGCAGGATCCGCAGAGCCAGTACGCAGCCGCCATTCCGGCTTTCGTCACCGCCATCCTTCGCGGTGAGGCCCCCACCGTCTACGGCGACGGATCCCAGACGCGCGATTTCACCTACATCGCCAACGTCGTGCACGGCAACCTGCTGGCCATGGAGGCGGAGAAGACGCGCGGCGAAACCGTGAACGTGGCTTGTGGCGGGTCCATCAGCGTCAACGACGTGATCGCGACGATCAACCGCGCCCTGGGCACCGACGTCCGGCCGGTCTACGCCCCCCGCCGCCCCGGCGACGTCATGCATTCCTGTGCGGACATCAGCCTGGCGAAGCGCCTCCTCAACTATGCGTCGGTCGTGTCCTTTGAAGAAGGGCTGAGGCGGGCGATCGATTACTACCGATCGTTGGCCAAGTGA